The Methanococcus voltae PS genome has a window encoding:
- the mvk gene encoding mevalonate kinase, with translation MKNNDFNGNYDCNSDCNCILEQSPSKIILFGEHAVVDGYPAISMAIDLKTHGTIKKLESKKIKVNLEDLNEEIEINIETEEEIRNFLSLDINTIDKNVKYVVCAIKNTLNYLNENTNPDVNINDLIVPFELTLHSETPVSCGLGSSASAVLTTIKLVSKLLGSELLVRLLPSEDFTSLSNLEMAEIAYSVEKEIQGRASITDTYTVSMGGILEITNNEYDPNNLNNKFVEFIKTCNFLIVYVEERSRKTAELVQEVGNNSKKDEIFSKIGEIILKLKTCNDKVEFGNLMVQNHNLLKELNISTEKIDQVIELGSKYGLGAKLTGAGGGGCAIILLDDDSLHKKELIDNLKKISVKGIFECKMYLES, from the coding sequence ATGAAAAATAATGATTTTAATGGCAATTATGATTGTAATTCGGATTGTAATTGTATTTTAGAACAAAGCCCTTCAAAAATAATTTTATTCGGAGAGCATGCTGTTGTAGATGGTTATCCTGCTATCTCAATGGCAATCGATTTAAAAACACACGGTACTATCAAAAAATTAGAATCCAAAAAAATTAAAGTAAATTTGGAAGATTTAAACGAAGAAATTGAAATTAATATCGAAACAGAAGAAGAAATAAGAAATTTTTTAAGTTTAGATATTAATACAATTGATAAAAACGTTAAATATGTAGTTTGTGCAATCAAAAATACTTTAAACTATTTAAATGAAAATACCAATCCTGATGTAAATATCAATGATTTAATTGTACCCTTTGAATTAACATTACATTCTGAAACGCCTGTTAGTTGTGGGCTAGGCTCTTCAGCTTCTGCAGTGTTAACAACTATCAAATTGGTATCTAAATTATTGGGTAGTGAATTATTAGTTAGATTACTACCAAGTGAAGATTTTACTTCATTATCCAATCTTGAAATGGCAGAAATCGCTTATAGTGTAGAAAAAGAAATACAAGGTAGGGCAAGTATAACTGATACATATACCGTCTCTATGGGGGGTATTCTAGAGATAACCAACAATGAGTATGACCCTAATAATTTAAATAATAAATTCGTTGAATTTATAAAAACCTGTAATTTCTTAATAGTTTACGTTGAAGAAAGAAGTAGAAAAACCGCTGAATTAGTGCAAGAAGTGGGAAATAACTCTAAAAAAGATGAAATATTTTCTAAAATTGGAGAAATAATTCTAAAATTAAAAACTTGCAACGATAAAGTAGAATTTGGAAATTTAATGGTGCAAAACCATAATTTATTAAAAGAATTGAATATATCTACGGAAAAAATTGACCAAGTCATAGAATTGGGCTCTAAATATGGATTAGGTGCTAAATTAACCGGTGCAGGTGGCGGCGGTTGTGCAATAATTCTTTTGGATGACGATTCGCTTCATAAAAAAGAATTGATAGATAATCTTAAAAAAATATCTGTTAAAGGAATTTTTGAATGCAAAATGTACTTAGAATCATAA
- the selB gene encoding selenocysteine-specific translation elongation factor produces MADLSKELNELKDLKDLKDLKNINLGIFGHIDHGKTTLSGVLTEIASTSSLDKLPESQKRGITIDMGFSSFNLMKEETNQNYMVTLVDAPGHADLIKTVVSAADIIDIALIVVDAKEGPKTQTGEHLLILDNFKIPTIVVITKIDNANNDEIAQTKLFMNSILGSTQNLKNSEILEISAKSNIGIDNLKNSIMENLLKLEKENKLNRNIDNYFKMPLDHAFPIKGAGTVVTGTINKGIVKVGDELQILPINMETKVRSIQRFKKSVEHAEAGDRVGMALQNVEAKQIYRGCILTSKDTKLQMVDKIVAKVKISDIFRYNLTPKMTVHLNVGMLTVPAKVITYKKVLDPQSNKAENLIVNQVSAGQECYCSFELDDKVLAEAGDSILITRLDLPPTTLRICGHGTVESFESLKDLDIKKEVLRDGIVRIDKGRVSIEYLAPSKSNAEKLIGEKVYVIDKSKNIEEVKKLLSENDVIDSERPEYIKAIGKLKGTFGTKGVLVADFDADIGNRDIVLLKRLRRWG; encoded by the coding sequence ATGGCGGATTTATCAAAAGAATTAAACGAATTAAAAGACTTAAAAGATTTAAAAGACTTAAAAAACATTAATTTAGGAATTTTTGGACACATAGACCACGGAAAAACTACTTTATCAGGCGTATTAACTGAAATAGCTTCTACTTCTTCACTAGATAAGTTACCCGAATCCCAAAAGCGAGGAATAACCATAGATATGGGATTTTCATCATTTAACTTAATGAAGGAAGAAACAAACCAAAATTACATGGTTACGCTTGTTGATGCTCCGGGGCACGCCGATTTAATCAAAACTGTTGTTAGTGCTGCAGACATAATTGATATTGCACTAATAGTGGTGGATGCAAAAGAAGGGCCAAAAACACAAACTGGAGAGCATTTACTCATATTAGATAACTTTAAAATACCTACAATCGTGGTTATTACGAAAATAGATAACGCAAATAATGACGAAATCGCACAGACAAAGTTATTTATGAATTCCATACTTGGTTCAACTCAGAATTTGAAAAATAGCGAAATTTTGGAAATTTCCGCAAAAAGTAATATTGGAATCGATAATTTGAAAAATTCAATAATGGAAAACTTATTAAAACTTGAAAAGGAAAATAAACTCAATAGAAACATAGATAATTACTTTAAAATGCCTTTAGACCACGCATTTCCAATTAAAGGAGCGGGAACTGTTGTAACAGGAACCATAAACAAAGGGATTGTTAAAGTTGGCGATGAATTACAGATATTGCCTATAAATATGGAAACAAAAGTAAGAAGTATTCAAAGGTTTAAAAAGAGCGTCGAACATGCAGAAGCCGGCGACCGTGTTGGTATGGCACTACAAAACGTAGAAGCTAAGCAAATATACAGAGGTTGTATATTAACTTCAAAAGATACCAAATTACAAATGGTAGATAAAATAGTAGCTAAAGTAAAGATTTCAGATATATTTAGATATAATTTAACCCCAAAAATGACTGTACACCTTAATGTGGGAATGTTGACTGTTCCTGCGAAAGTAATTACCTACAAAAAGGTTTTAGACCCTCAAAGTAATAAAGCCGAAAATTTAATCGTAAATCAAGTTAGTGCCGGTCAAGAATGCTACTGCTCATTTGAACTCGATGATAAGGTACTCGCAGAAGCTGGGGACAGTATATTAATAACAAGGTTAGATTTGCCACCTACCACACTTAGAATTTGTGGTCACGGAACCGTAGAAAGTTTTGAGTCTTTAAAAGATTTGGATATTAAAAAAGAAGTTTTAAGAGACGGAATAGTTAGAATAGATAAAGGAAGAGTTAGCATTGAATATTTGGCACCTTCAAAATCCAATGCGGAAAAACTAATCGGTGAAAAAGTCTACGTTATCGATAAATCAAAAAATATTGAAGAAGTTAAAAAATTATTATCTGAAAATGATGTTATAGACTCTGAACGTCCGGAATATATTAAAGCTATTGGGAAGCTTAAAGGTACTTTTGGGACTAAAGGAGTGCTTGTAGCGGATTTTGACGCAGATATTGGTAATAGGGACATTGTACTTTTGAAAAGGCTCAGAAGGTGGGGCTAA